The Nitrospira sp. genome segment GCGGCACCGATTCTGGATGATCGCCGTCAGGCCGTGATCGGCGCCGTCACGATTCTGCTGCGTCGGGATACCCTCTTTCAGTCGATCGCCGAGGAGTCGTTTGGTTCGACTGGGCATGCCATGCTGGTGACGACCGATGGTGGTGTTATTATTTGTCCAATCCTCGCGCCAGAAGCCCATTCGGTCGATGCCGAATTCCTCGATACCGTCGCTATGGCAAGACCAGGGTGGGTCATCGCGGCTGATGATTGGCACGGGAACAAGGATGCGTTGATCGGGATGGCGCCGGTGCGGTTGACCGAGCTCCTGGCACCGGGAAGTCTTGGCGGGAAACGGTGGATGACGATTGTCCGTCAGGATTCAGCCGAAACACTCGCCCCACTGGGTGAACTGATTGCGAAGGTTTTGTTGCTCGGTGTCGCGGTACTGCTGGGACTCGTCGGTATCGGAGTGGTTGTTGCTCGTCGGATTGTGAAACCGGTTCGTGTATTGCACGATGGGGTTCAGCAGATTGGAAGCGGTCGGTTGGACCAGCGGGTGGAGCTCAAGACCGGCGATGAAATAGAAGGGCTTGCTCAGGCATTCAATCAGATGGCGACCAATCTTCAACTCTCCTTTGGGCAACTGGAACAGCGAATCGCCGAGGTCAGACAGTTGGAGGAAAAATATCGGGACTTGATCGAGCATGCGCCTGAAATGATTTGCCAACTGGATCGGGGGGGGCGACTGGTCCATGTCAATAAGACAGGCCTCGACAAGCTCGGCTATAGCCGTCAAGAAATGTTGAATATGAAGTTGTGGGAACTCGTGCCGCATGGACAGGAAGGTCAGGTGTTGCACTATCTCGAACAACTGGTGTGTCGAGGGCAGAGCTCAATGGAGACGGTGTTATTGGCGAGGGATGGCCGACAGATCGACGTCGAAATCCATGCGACGGCACTGTTTGACCACGAGCGGGGTGGGTTGGTGCATTCTCGCGCCTTTGTGCGTGATGTGACGGAACGACGCCGGTTGGAGCAGGAGTTGCAACGGTATGCCGTAGGGTTGGAACAGGTTGTGTCGGAGCGCACCAAGCAGTTGACGGTCTCGCAAGCTCGCTATAAGGCCCTGTTCGATGTTGTGGCGGATTCCGTATTTATGGTCGGGGTGTCTGGAAAAATCGTCGCCGTCAATGAACGGGAACAACAAGTCCTGGGGTATGTGGAATCAGAGATTGTCGGGAAATCTATCCGTGACGTCCTCCTCCCGGAGTATCACGGTGTGTTCGAAGGTTGGCTGGCTGATGTTGTGACCGAGCAACGGCTGGTGACGACCCAGGAGATTGCCGTGTACCATGCCGATCGCCATGAAGTTCCTGTAGAAATGGATCTGATTCGAGTCGGTGGAACTGATCCGCTCCTCGTCATGGTGCAACTTCGGGATATTACCGTTCGGAAGAAACTTGAGCGTCAGCTCCAATCCTATCGGGAAGATCTCGAACTCAAAGTCAGTGAGCGCACGCGAGAAATCGAGGAGACGAAGCAATATCTGGAGAATCTGCTCGAGAACGCCAACGACGTCATCTATACGCTCGATCTGGATCAACAGTTTACCTATGTCAACGGCAAGGTCAGCGCCTGGGGATATCGCAAGGATGACCTGATTGGCCGTCCCTATCTCTCGCTCCTGTCACGACGCCATCGTGGGCGCCGCCTGAAGAGTACATTGGATATCGGGGCCAAACAGGTGTATGA includes the following:
- a CDS encoding PAS domain S-box protein gives rise to the protein MTIWSRSYSLQQKIIGAIVLVGLLPLALLLILIYAEERRVLREATGADFKEVAVEAARRIEMHVTRGMNEAQQLATTPFLRTAVFEANRTYEGKDAHSISEIIKEWQQRWGQRAKRSEFPLFVNRIVTNSLIQWHEIRKSDYIGILVTDGQGALVVSSIPQVEYSYAKAAWWQAIVKNGSRRPYVSDITFDPAFGTHVVAVAAPILDDRRQAVIGAVTILLRRDTLFQSIAEESFGSTGHAMLVTTDGGVIICPILAPEAHSVDAEFLDTVAMARPGWVIAADDWHGNKDALIGMAPVRLTELLAPGSLGGKRWMTIVRQDSAETLAPLGELIAKVLLLGVAVLLGLVGIGVVVARRIVKPVRVLHDGVQQIGSGRLDQRVELKTGDEIEGLAQAFNQMATNLQLSFGQLEQRIAEVRQLEEKYRDLIEHAPEMICQLDRGGRLVHVNKTGLDKLGYSRQEMLNMKLWELVPHGQEGQVLHYLEQLVCRGQSSMETVLLARDGRQIDVEIHATALFDHERGGLVHSRAFVRDVTERRRLEQELQRYAVGLEQVVSERTKQLTVSQARYKALFDVVADSVFMVGVSGKIVAVNEREQQVLGYVESEIVGKSIRDVLLPEYHGVFEGWLADVVTEQRLVTTQEIAVYHADRHEVPVEMDLIRVGGTDPLLVMVQLRDITVRKKLERQLQSYREDLELKVSERTREIEETKQYLENLLENANDVIYTLDLDQQFTYVNGKVSAWGYRKDDLIGRPYLSLLSRRHRGRRLKSTLDIGAKQVYEVEVMTRLGEPRTVMVSVSPLHGVDGRILGVLGIARDMTETKQLERQIRNAEKLASIGKLAAGVAHEINNPLGGILNCLYNLRKGTPSPARQEEYWASMEHGVRRVQKTVRQLLDFSQQHEPAFSQADINRVVDQVLTLTTHLFAPSRIRLDIAQGQGLPPVMVDRHMIEQVLMNLILNAVQAMKNGGVLTIRTSVSEGVCRVDVQDSGIGIPASVLPRIFDPFFTTKGEGEGTGLGLSVSLGIVERHGGKISVESEVGTGSTFTLYLPVSRDRALVEKDA